From Streptomyces cyaneogriseus subsp. noncyanogenus, the proteins below share one genomic window:
- a CDS encoding ATP-binding protein, with protein sequence MRNLRLEGVPPNGNLPLELDAFVGRAAELAALARALAAGRLVTVTGVGGVGKSRLAVRAAARSALPDGVWRVDLTPVLDAEFVDYAVVEALGLTDHTTRPPRETLLEHLADRDLLLVLDGVEHLVDACAALVVDLLGRAPGLRVLAVGRRPLSVAGERLFPLAPLGVDEAAELLRVRAAQQGAAPGDGPAVRELCRRLDGIPLAIELAAGRLGALSPGQILRRLDDRFRLLTGGGRSALPRHRTLRTAIGWSHELCTPQERLLWARLSVFAGGFDLEAAEYVCGGSGLPAEDVLDVLSSLLGQSMVSREETPAGPRYRMLDTVRAYGADWLEGTGDAARVRRRHRDWYLGLATSCELEWFSPRQREVAARIEAELPNLRGALEYSLAGPEETHLGQYLAGSLWFCWVGCGRLSEGRRWLDQAVGLDTGRTAPELSRLKALWVLGYVAVLQGDTVAALTALQECRTRAERAANATALAYAEHRTGCLALITDDVTRAETLLRSALERYQEIGELNSNVLMGRVELAMTRAFQGDLADAVRLCEEVYRVCEDHGERWARSYAQYVLAYAAWSDGDPARARELLTECLGSSHGFRDLLASVLSVELLALVTVTEGHAREAAVLQGAAERMWPSVGLRLFGSAHYNAPHELCEATAREELGDERYEECVREGARLSREEAVARALLRPASPDGLPAPRGPVPRAGAPARTAKPAASPTRKGGETTG encoded by the coding sequence ATGCGGAATCTTCGGCTCGAGGGCGTGCCACCGAACGGGAACCTGCCGCTGGAGCTCGACGCGTTCGTGGGACGCGCGGCGGAGCTCGCCGCCCTCGCCCGCGCGCTCGCCGCCGGGCGGCTGGTCACGGTGACCGGGGTCGGCGGAGTCGGCAAGTCCCGCCTCGCGGTGCGGGCCGCCGCCCGGTCGGCGCTCCCGGACGGGGTGTGGCGGGTGGACCTGACACCGGTGCTCGACGCGGAGTTCGTGGACTACGCGGTCGTGGAGGCCCTGGGGCTCACCGACCACACCACCCGGCCGCCGCGCGAGACGCTGCTGGAGCACCTGGCCGACCGCGATCTGCTGCTGGTCCTGGACGGCGTCGAGCACCTGGTGGACGCGTGTGCCGCGCTGGTGGTCGATCTGCTGGGCCGGGCGCCCGGTCTGAGGGTGCTGGCGGTGGGCCGCCGACCGCTGTCGGTGGCCGGGGAGCGGCTCTTCCCGCTGGCGCCCCTCGGGGTCGACGAGGCGGCCGAGCTGCTGCGGGTCCGCGCGGCGCAGCAGGGAGCGGCGCCGGGGGACGGGCCGGCGGTGCGCGAGCTGTGCCGCCGCCTGGACGGGATCCCGCTGGCGATCGAGCTGGCCGCGGGGCGGCTGGGGGCGCTGTCACCGGGGCAGATACTGCGCCGGCTGGACGACCGGTTCCGCCTGCTGACCGGCGGCGGGCGGTCGGCGCTCCCCCGGCACCGGACGCTGCGTACGGCGATCGGCTGGAGCCACGAGCTGTGCACGCCGCAGGAGCGGCTGCTGTGGGCGCGGCTGTCGGTGTTCGCGGGCGGTTTCGACCTGGAGGCCGCCGAATACGTGTGCGGCGGGAGCGGCCTGCCCGCCGAGGACGTGCTCGACGTCCTGTCGTCCCTGCTCGGGCAGTCCATGGTGAGCCGCGAGGAGACGCCGGCGGGACCCCGCTACCGGATGCTGGACACGGTGCGGGCCTACGGCGCCGACTGGCTGGAGGGGACGGGGGACGCGGCGCGGGTGCGGCGGCGGCACCGGGACTGGTACCTGGGCCTGGCCACCTCCTGCGAACTGGAGTGGTTCTCGCCGCGCCAGCGGGAGGTCGCCGCGCGTATCGAGGCGGAGCTGCCGAATCTGCGCGGCGCCCTGGAGTACAGCCTGGCCGGTCCGGAGGAGACCCATCTGGGCCAGTACCTGGCGGGCTCCCTGTGGTTCTGCTGGGTCGGCTGCGGGCGGCTGTCGGAGGGGCGGCGCTGGCTGGACCAGGCGGTCGGGCTCGACACCGGGCGCACCGCCCCCGAGCTGTCGCGGCTCAAGGCCCTGTGGGTGCTCGGCTATGTGGCGGTCCTGCAAGGCGACACGGTGGCCGCGCTGACGGCCCTCCAGGAGTGCCGCACACGGGCGGAGCGGGCGGCGAACGCGACGGCGCTGGCCTACGCGGAGCACCGCACCGGCTGCCTGGCGCTGATCACGGACGACGTGACGCGCGCGGAAACGCTGCTGCGGTCGGCGCTGGAGCGCTACCAGGAGATCGGCGAGCTCAACAGCAATGTGCTGATGGGCCGGGTGGAGCTGGCGATGACGCGGGCGTTCCAGGGCGACCTGGCGGACGCGGTGCGCCTGTGCGAGGAGGTGTACCGGGTGTGCGAGGACCACGGCGAGCGGTGGGCCCGCTCCTACGCGCAGTACGTGCTGGCGTACGCCGCCTGGAGCGACGGCGATCCGGCCCGGGCCCGGGAGCTGCTGACCGAGTGCCTGGGCAGTTCGCACGGTTTCCGTGATCTGCTGGCCTCGGTGCTCTCGGTGGAGCTGCTGGCCCTGGTCACGGTGACGGAGGGCCACGCGAGGGAGGCGGCCGTGTTGCAGGGTGCCGCGGAGCGGATGTGGCCGTCGGTGGGGCTGCGGCTGTTCGGCTCGGCGCACTACAACGCGCCGCACGAGCTGTGCGAGGCGACGGCCCGGGAGGAACTGGGCGACGAGCGGTACGAGGAGTGCGTGCGCGAGGGGGCCCGGCTGAGCCGGGAGGAGGCGGTCGCCCGTGCCCTGCTGCGGCCGGCGTCCCCGGACGGGCTGCCGGCGCCCCGGGGGCCGGTTCCGCGGGCGGGTGCGCCCGCGCGCACGGCGAAGCCCGCCGCCTCGCCCACCCGGAAGGGCGGGGAGACGACGGGCTGA
- the rpsD gene encoding 30S ribosomal protein S4 has protein sequence MANQSRPKVKKSRALGIALTPKAVKYFEARPYPPGEHGRGRKQNSDYKVRLLEKQRLRAQYDISERQLVRAYERASKVQGKTGEALIVELEKRLDALVLRSGIARTIYQARQMVVHGHIQVNGKKVDKPSFVVRPDDVVQVRERSKEKTLFTIAREGGFAPDGETPRYLQVNLKALAFRLDREPNRKEIPVICDEQLVVEYYAR, from the coding sequence ATGGCGAACCAGTCCCGCCCCAAGGTCAAGAAGTCGCGTGCCCTCGGCATCGCGCTGACCCCGAAGGCCGTCAAGTACTTCGAGGCCCGCCCCTACCCGCCGGGTGAGCACGGCCGCGGCCGCAAGCAGAACTCGGACTACAAGGTCCGTCTGCTGGAGAAGCAGCGCCTGCGCGCTCAGTACGACATCTCCGAGCGCCAGCTCGTCCGCGCCTACGAGCGTGCCTCCAAGGTCCAGGGCAAGACCGGTGAGGCCCTGATCGTGGAGCTGGAGAAGCGCCTCGACGCGCTGGTCCTGCGTTCGGGCATCGCCCGCACGATCTACCAGGCCCGCCAGATGGTCGTCCACGGCCACATCCAGGTCAACGGCAAGAAGGTCGACAAGCCGTCCTTCGTCGTCCGTCCCGACGACGTGGTGCAGGTCCGCGAGCGCTCCAAGGAGAAGACGCTCTTCACGATCGCCCGTGAAGGCGGCTTCGCCCCCGACGGCGAGACCCCGCGCTACCTCCAGGTGAACCTCAAGGCCCTGGCGTTCCGCCTGGACCGTGAGCCGAACCGCAAGGAGATCCCGGTGATCTGCGACGAGCAGCTCGTCGTCGAGTACTACGCCCGCTGA
- a CDS encoding replication-associated recombination protein A has product MEPDLFTAAAEERQEKEPSSSPLAVRMRPRTLDEVVGQQHLLKPGSPLRRLVGEGTSGSPAGPSSVILWGPPGTGKTTLAYVVSKATNKRFVELSAITAGVKEVRAVIDGARRASGGYGKETLLFLDEIHRFSKAQQDSLLPAVENRWVTLIAATTENPYFSVISPLLSRSLLLTLEPLTDDDIRDLLRRALADERGLGGAVALPEDTEDHLLRIAGGDARRALTALEAAAGAALDKGETEIGLTTLEETVDRAAVKYDRDGDQHYDVASALIKSIRGSDVDAALHYLARMIEAGEDPRFIARRLMISASEDIGLADPNALPIAVAAAQAVAMIGFPEAALTLSHATIALALAPKSNAATTAIGAALDDVRKGLAGPVPPHLRDSHYKGAGKLGHGQGYVYPHDLPEGIAAQQYAPDALKDREYYTPTRHGAEARYADAVEWTRKHLGRRRS; this is encoded by the coding sequence GTGGAGCCCGACCTGTTCACCGCCGCAGCAGAAGAACGCCAGGAGAAGGAGCCGTCGAGCAGCCCGCTGGCGGTCCGGATGCGCCCGCGCACCCTCGACGAGGTGGTGGGCCAGCAGCACCTGCTCAAGCCCGGCTCGCCCCTGCGCCGACTGGTCGGCGAGGGCACCTCGGGCAGCCCCGCCGGCCCCTCCTCGGTGATCCTGTGGGGCCCGCCGGGCACCGGCAAGACGACCCTGGCGTACGTGGTCTCCAAGGCCACCAACAAGCGCTTCGTCGAACTGTCGGCGATCACCGCGGGCGTCAAGGAGGTCCGCGCGGTCATCGACGGCGCCCGCCGCGCCTCCGGCGGGTACGGCAAGGAGACCCTCCTCTTCCTCGACGAGATCCACCGCTTCAGCAAGGCGCAGCAGGACTCCCTGCTCCCGGCCGTCGAGAACCGCTGGGTCACGCTGATCGCCGCGACCACCGAGAACCCGTACTTCTCGGTGATCTCCCCCCTGCTGTCCCGCTCCCTCCTGCTCACCCTCGAACCCCTCACCGACGACGACATCAGGGACCTGCTGCGGCGGGCGCTGGCCGACGAGCGCGGGCTCGGCGGCGCCGTCGCCCTCCCCGAGGACACCGAGGACCACCTGCTGCGCATCGCCGGCGGTGACGCCCGCCGCGCCCTGACCGCCCTGGAGGCCGCCGCCGGCGCCGCGCTCGACAAGGGCGAGACGGAGATCGGCCTGACCACGCTGGAGGAGACGGTCGACCGGGCGGCGGTGAAGTACGACCGCGACGGCGACCAGCACTACGACGTCGCCAGCGCCCTGATCAAGTCCATCCGCGGCTCCGACGTCGACGCCGCCCTGCACTACCTGGCGCGGATGATCGAGGCCGGCGAGGACCCGCGTTTCATCGCCCGCCGTCTGATGATCTCCGCCAGCGAGGACATCGGCCTCGCCGACCCGAACGCGCTGCCCATCGCGGTCGCCGCCGCCCAGGCCGTCGCCATGATCGGCTTCCCCGAGGCCGCGCTGACCCTCAGCCACGCCACCATCGCCCTCGCGCTCGCCCCCAAGTCCAATGCCGCCACCACCGCGATCGGCGCCGCTCTGGACGACGTGCGCAAGGGCCTGGCCGGTCCGGTACCGCCGCACCTGCGCGACAGCCACTACAAGGGCGCGGGCAAGCTCGGCCACGGGCAGGGGTACGTCTACCCGCACGACCTGCCCGAGGGGATCGCCGCCCAGCAGTACGCCCCCGACGCGCTGAAGGACCGCGAGTACTACACGCCGACCCGGCACGGCGCGGAGGCGCGGTACGCGGACGCCGTCGAGTGGACCCGGAAGCACCTCGGTCGCAGGCGGTCCTGA
- a CDS encoding vitamin K epoxide reductase family protein, whose protein sequence is MSKTTVKDVSTEPEPSPEGTAGTPRAEGGSRAFGLLLVITGAAGLLAAWVITLDKFKLLEAKVAGKTFTPGCSLNPVVSCGSVMESKQAAAFGFPNPMLGLVAYGIVVCVGMSLLARARFPRWYWLTFNAGTLFGVGFCAWLMFQSLYRINALCLWCCLAWVATIVMFWYVTSFNVRKGFLPAPAWLRGFFGEFTWVLPVLHIGIIGMLILTRWWDFWTS, encoded by the coding sequence ATGAGCAAGACGACAGTCAAGGACGTCTCCACCGAGCCCGAGCCCTCGCCGGAGGGCACGGCCGGCACTCCGCGCGCCGAGGGCGGCAGCCGCGCCTTCGGCCTGCTGCTGGTGATCACGGGCGCCGCCGGGCTGCTGGCCGCGTGGGTCATCACGCTCGACAAGTTCAAGCTGCTGGAGGCCAAGGTCGCCGGCAAGACCTTCACCCCCGGGTGCAGCCTCAATCCGGTCGTCTCCTGCGGCAGCGTCATGGAGAGCAAGCAGGCCGCCGCCTTCGGGTTCCCCAACCCGATGCTCGGCCTGGTCGCCTACGGCATCGTCGTCTGCGTCGGCATGAGCCTGCTGGCCCGGGCCCGCTTCCCGCGCTGGTACTGGCTCACCTTCAACGCGGGCACGCTGTTCGGCGTCGGGTTCTGCGCCTGGCTGATGTTCCAGTCGCTGTACCGGATCAACGCCCTGTGCCTGTGGTGCTGCCTGGCCTGGGTCGCCACGATCGTCATGTTCTGGTACGTGACCTCGTTCAACGTCCGCAAGGGCTTCCTGCCGGCGCCCGCCTGGCTCCGGGGCTTCTTCGGCGAGTTCACCTGGGTCCTGCCCGTGCTGCACATCGGCATCATCGGCATGCTGATCCTCACCCGCTGGTGGGACTTCTGGACCAGCTGA
- the hisS gene encoding histidine--tRNA ligase: MSTFKAPKGTYDLIPPDSAKYLAVREAIAAPLRGSGYGYIETPGFENVELFARGVGESTDIVTKEMYAFETKGGDRLALRPEGTASVLRAALEASLHKAGNLPVKLWYSGSYYRYERPQKGRYRHFSQVGAEAIGAEDPALDAELIILADQAYRSLGLRNFRILLNSLGDKECRPVYREALQAFLRGLDLDEDTLRRAEINPLRVLDDKRPDVQKQLTDAPLLRDYLCDACKAYHEEVRSLITAAGVSFEDDPKLVRGLDYYTRTTFEFVHDGLGSQSAVGGGGRYDGLSEMIGGPALPSVGWALGVDRTVLALEAEGVELELPATTSVFAVPLGEEARRVLFAKVTELRKNGIAADFAYGGKGLKGAMKNANRSGARYAIVAGERDLAEGVVQLKDMESGEQTAVGVNEIVAELESRLG, from the coding sequence GTGAGCACCTTCAAGGCCCCCAAGGGCACGTACGACCTGATCCCGCCGGACTCCGCCAAGTACCTGGCCGTCCGCGAGGCCATCGCCGCCCCGCTGCGGGGCTCCGGCTACGGCTACATCGAGACGCCCGGCTTCGAGAACGTCGAGCTGTTCGCGCGCGGCGTCGGCGAGTCCACCGACATCGTCACCAAGGAGATGTACGCCTTCGAGACCAAGGGCGGCGACCGGCTCGCCCTGCGCCCCGAGGGCACGGCCTCCGTGCTGCGCGCGGCCCTGGAGGCCAGCCTGCACAAGGCGGGCAACCTCCCGGTCAAGCTCTGGTACTCGGGCTCGTACTACCGCTACGAGCGCCCCCAGAAGGGCCGCTACCGCCACTTCTCCCAGGTCGGCGCCGAGGCGATCGGCGCCGAGGACCCGGCGCTGGACGCCGAGCTGATCATCCTCGCCGACCAGGCGTACCGCTCGCTGGGCCTGCGGAACTTCCGCATCCTGCTCAACAGCCTGGGCGACAAGGAGTGCCGCCCGGTCTACCGGGAGGCGCTCCAGGCCTTCCTGCGGGGACTGGATCTCGACGAGGACACCCTGCGCCGCGCGGAGATCAACCCGCTGCGCGTCCTGGATGACAAGCGCCCGGACGTCCAGAAGCAGCTCACCGACGCCCCGCTCCTGCGCGACTACCTCTGCGACGCCTGCAAGGCGTACCACGAGGAGGTCCGGTCGCTGATCACGGCGGCGGGCGTCTCCTTCGAGGACGACCCCAAGCTGGTGCGCGGCCTGGACTACTACACGCGGACCACCTTCGAGTTCGTCCACGACGGCCTGGGCTCGCAGTCCGCGGTGGGCGGCGGCGGCCGTTACGACGGCCTGTCCGAGATGATCGGCGGTCCCGCGCTGCCGTCCGTCGGCTGGGCCCTCGGCGTCGACCGCACCGTCCTCGCCCTGGAGGCGGAGGGCGTCGAGCTCGAACTGCCCGCCACCACCAGCGTCTTCGCGGTCCCGCTCGGCGAGGAGGCCCGCCGGGTGCTGTTCGCGAAGGTCACCGAACTGCGCAAGAACGGCATCGCCGCCGACTTCGCCTACGGTGGCAAGGGCCTCAAGGGCGCCATGAAGAACGCCAACCGCAGCGGCGCCCGCTACGCGATCGTCGCCGGTGAACGGGATCTGGCCGAGGGCGTCGTCCAGCTCAAGGACATGGAGTCCGGCGAGCAGACGGCGGTCGGCGTGAACGAGATCGTGGCGGAGCTGGAGTCGCGGCTCGGCTGA
- a CDS encoding MBL fold metallo-hydrolase yields MLIAGFPAGAWGTNCYLVAPAAGEECVIIDPGHQAAQGVEEALKKHRLKPVAVVLTHGHIDHVASVVPVCGAHDVPAWIHPSDRYMMSDPEKALGRSIGMPLMGELTVGEPDDVKELTDGATLELAGFRFSVAHAPGHTKGSVTFGLPEAADIPPILFSGDLLFAGSIGRTDLPGGDMADMLDSLARVCLPLDDSTVVLSGHGPQTTIGQERATNPYLRQVAAGQGAAEAPRRGM; encoded by the coding sequence GTGCTCATTGCCGGGTTCCCCGCCGGGGCCTGGGGGACGAACTGCTACCTCGTCGCCCCCGCCGCCGGTGAGGAGTGCGTGATCATCGACCCCGGCCACCAGGCCGCCCAGGGCGTCGAGGAGGCGCTGAAGAAGCATCGGCTCAAGCCCGTCGCCGTCGTCCTCACCCATGGCCACATCGACCATGTGGCCTCGGTCGTCCCGGTGTGCGGCGCGCACGACGTGCCGGCCTGGATCCACCCCTCGGACCGCTACATGATGAGCGACCCCGAGAAGGCGCTCGGCCGGTCCATCGGGATGCCGCTGATGGGCGAGCTGACCGTGGGGGAGCCCGACGACGTCAAGGAGCTGACCGACGGAGCGACGCTGGAGCTGGCGGGATTCCGGTTCTCCGTCGCGCACGCGCCGGGCCATACCAAGGGGTCGGTGACCTTCGGCCTGCCCGAGGCGGCGGACATCCCGCCGATCCTGTTCTCGGGCGACCTGCTGTTCGCCGGCTCCATCGGACGCACCGACCTGCCCGGCGGCGACATGGCCGACATGCTCGACTCGCTGGCCCGCGTGTGCCTGCCGCTCGACGACTCGACCGTGGTGCTGTCCGGCCACGGCCCCCAGACGACCATCGGCCAGGAGCGCGCCACCAACCCCTATCTGCGGCAGGTGGCCGCCGGCCAGGGCGCTGCCGAGGCGCCCCGACGAGGAATGTGA
- a CDS encoding peptidylprolyl isomerase has protein sequence MVSQEQRRRQLAREKFLRQQQRRTAARRKARARNAVIASVLGVVLVGSVGLYTTGVLKDDGDDKANANAEVSPSATSKAPDPCEKPAEGKAATATWKKEPAMTIDKSAKYTMRLDTTCGAIDIDLKASAAPHTVNSFSFLAGKGYFDHTKCHRLTTNGIYVLQCGDPTGQGTGGPGYTIPDENLKDKSLKDNVYPAGTVAMANTGQKNSGGSQFFLVYQDSPLPPSYTPFGTVSEAGMKVLKKIAGAGESTGAGDGAPNATVVIDKATVTKS, from the coding sequence GTGGTCAGCCAGGAACAGCGGCGGCGTCAGCTCGCCCGGGAGAAGTTCTTGCGGCAGCAGCAGCGGCGCACCGCCGCCAGGCGTAAGGCCCGCGCGCGCAACGCGGTGATCGCCTCGGTGCTCGGCGTGGTCCTCGTGGGCAGCGTCGGGCTGTACACGACCGGCGTCCTCAAGGACGACGGCGACGACAAGGCCAACGCGAACGCCGAGGTCAGCCCGAGCGCGACCAGCAAGGCCCCGGACCCGTGCGAGAAGCCGGCCGAGGGCAAGGCCGCGACGGCGACCTGGAAGAAGGAGCCGGCGATGACCATCGACAAGTCGGCGAAGTACACGATGAGGCTCGACACGACCTGCGGGGCGATAGACATCGACCTGAAGGCGTCGGCGGCGCCGCACACCGTCAACTCGTTCAGCTTCCTCGCCGGTAAGGGCTACTTCGACCACACCAAGTGCCACCGGCTCACCACCAACGGCATCTACGTGTTGCAGTGCGGCGACCCGACCGGGCAGGGCACGGGCGGCCCCGGCTACACGATCCCGGACGAGAACCTGAAGGACAAGAGCCTGAAGGACAACGTCTATCCGGCCGGCACGGTGGCCATGGCGAACACGGGGCAGAAGAACTCCGGAGGGAGCCAGTTCTTCCTCGTCTACCAGGACAGTCCGCTGCCGCCCAGCTACACCCCGTTCGGTACGGTTTCGGAGGCGGGCATGAAGGTGCTGAAGAAGATCGCCGGTGCGGGGGAGAGCACCGGGGCGGGCGACGGAGCCCCCAACGCGACCGTCGTCATCGACAAGGCGACGGTCACTAAATCCTGA
- a CDS encoding DUF349 domain-containing protein, translating to MSSDPWGRVDETGTVYVRTADGEQVVGSWQAGSPDEALAYFERKYEGLVVEIGLLEKRVKTTDLSAKDALAAIEHLREQVDAHHAVGDLDALRARLDKLVELVEARREERKAQRARQTDEARHAKEALVAEAEELAQSDQWRAAGERLRALVDTWKGLPRLDRKSDDELWHRFSHARSAFSKRRKQHFAQLDAQREEARRIKERLVAEAESLSGSTDWGPTAARYRELMAEWKAAGRAQREHEEDLWNRFRGAQDVFFAARSSVFAERDAEQAENLKLKEELAEEAEKLLPVTDLKAARAAFRSINERWEAIGHVPRDARPKVEGRMHAVERAIQEAEEAEWRRTNPEARARAEGLTGQLQAAVDKLQRQIEQARAQGNNAKADKLQKELEGRQALLDQALKGLQEFGG from the coding sequence GTGAGCAGCGACCCGTGGGGCCGCGTCGACGAGACGGGGACCGTGTACGTGCGTACGGCCGATGGCGAGCAGGTCGTCGGTTCCTGGCAGGCCGGCTCCCCCGATGAGGCGCTGGCCTACTTCGAGCGCAAGTACGAGGGCCTGGTTGTCGAGATCGGCCTCCTCGAGAAGCGAGTGAAGACCACCGACCTGTCGGCGAAGGACGCCCTGGCCGCCATCGAGCATCTGCGCGAGCAGGTGGACGCGCATCACGCCGTCGGCGACCTGGACGCGCTGCGGGCGCGGCTGGACAAGCTCGTGGAGCTGGTGGAGGCGCGCCGCGAGGAGCGCAAGGCGCAGCGCGCCCGGCAGACCGACGAGGCCCGCCACGCCAAGGAGGCGCTGGTCGCCGAGGCCGAGGAGCTCGCGCAGTCCGACCAGTGGCGGGCGGCCGGTGAGCGGCTGCGGGCCCTGGTGGACACCTGGAAGGGTCTGCCGAGGCTGGACCGCAAGTCCGACGACGAGCTGTGGCACCGCTTCTCGCACGCCCGGTCGGCGTTCTCCAAGCGGCGCAAGCAGCACTTCGCGCAGTTGGACGCGCAGCGCGAGGAGGCCCGCCGGATCAAGGAGCGGCTGGTCGCCGAGGCGGAGTCGCTGTCGGGCTCGACGGACTGGGGTCCGACGGCCGCCCGCTACCGCGAGCTGATGGCCGAGTGGAAGGCCGCCGGGCGGGCCCAGCGCGAGCACGAGGAAGACCTGTGGAACCGCTTCCGCGGCGCCCAGGACGTCTTCTTCGCCGCCCGCAGCTCGGTCTTCGCCGAGCGGGACGCCGAGCAGGCGGAGAACCTCAAGCTCAAGGAGGAGCTGGCCGAGGAGGCCGAGAAGCTCCTGCCGGTCACGGACCTGAAGGCGGCGCGGGCCGCGTTCCGTTCGATCAACGAGCGCTGGGAGGCGATCGGCCATGTGCCGCGCGACGCCCGGCCGAAGGTCGAGGGCCGGATGCACGCGGTGGAGCGGGCGATCCAGGAGGCCGAGGAGGCCGAGTGGCGCCGGACCAACCCGGAGGCACGCGCGCGCGCCGAGGGTCTGACCGGTCAGCTCCAGGCCGCCGTGGACAAGCTCCAGCGCCAGATCGAGCAGGCGCGCGCCCAGGGCAACAACGCCAAGGCCGACAAGCTCCAGAAGGAGCTCGAGGGCCGGCAGGCGCTGCTGGACCAGGCGCTGAAGGGCCTCCAGGAGTTCGGCGGCTGA